The genomic DNA TGATTATTGTGATGCGCAGTCTTAGGCGCATTGGCCGGAAGCTGTAGATAGTTTGGTCCTAGACGGTGCCTTTGGGTATCAGCATAAGAGAATATCCGAGTCTGGAGCAGCTTATCATCTGAGTAGTAAACACCGGGAACAATAATAGCTGGGCAAAAAGCAAGTTGTTCATTTTCTGCAAAGAAGTTGTCGATATTCTTATTCAACACCATGCGACCAACTGGTTGCAGGGGTAAGATGTCCTCAGGCCAGGTCTTTGTAACGTCGAGTGGGTCGAAGTCAAATTTGTCCTCATGATCAGGGTCTATGATCTGAATAAACAATTTCCACTCAGGATAGTCTCCAGCTGCAATTGAATTATATAAATCTTGGGTGGCATGACTGTGGTTAGCTCCCCCGATCTTGATGGCTTCATCCTCCAACAAGGACTTCACTCCACAGGTTGGTCTCCAGTGAAATTTCACATAATGTGCTTTCCCAGCCTTGTTTATCAATGTGTAAGTATTAACACCAAAACCATCCATGTGCCTGTAATCTTGTGGAATACCAATATCATCTAAGAGGAAAGTGAACATGTGAAAACTCTCTGGGTGGTGGGAAAAGAAGTCCATGATTCTCCAATTCTCTTGAATATGAGACTTTGGATTGGGTTTTAGAGCATGAACCATGTCTGGGAATTTCATTCCATCACGCACGAAGAAAACAGGAAAATTGTTTCCCACCAGATCAAAATTACCCTATATACACAAAAATAATATCAAGTCTGCACAAGAAAGAAAATTTCagataaaaaaattcaaaatagaATCCCGATGACCTGCATCTTTTTATTTCTTAAAATACTCAGGGAAGCTTTTAAGACTGGTAATTGTGGATTTTGTACTATAATAGCCATATCTATTGTATACAGTACCATTTCATCAGCTCGAAAGAGCATGTTTGGATAACTCAATTGGTTAAAAGTTTATCCTCTGTCGTCCCAGGTACTGGGTTCGATCTCAGAAGGAAACAGCCCTCCCAAATTCCAGCATGTAAGTACAAATAATATCACTCAGGTTTATAGTTCAATCATTAACTCAAATGTATTAAGTGATGCAATAGGTGACGAGAATTTTTTAAAGATTAATCAGATGACCTGCTACTGGCAATATTCATAGTGCTTTGCACAACAGTTAAAGTCTTATTTTGCTCACCTCTCTAGTATAGAACTTCACAGCAAAACCTCGAGGATCCCTGATGCTTTCAGGGCTCCCGCGCTCATGAATGACAGTGGAGAATCGAACAATTACAGGTGTTTGAACCTCCGGGGCTCGAAGGAAATCAGCACATGTAAGATGAGAAATATCATGGGTGACCTCGAAGAACCCTTTGGCACTGGCACCCCTTGCATGGACAACACGTTCAGGGATGCGCTCTCTATCAAAATTAGCAAGTTTCTCCACCAAATGATAATCCTCAAGGAGGATTGGGCCTGTCAACAAGAAAAGATTGGTCAAATAATTGGGTTTAGATACTAAAAAAAGATCAATCAACATAAACAATTCATAATGTAAGCATATACATAGATGATTGAGAAACAGCATGGCCCGATAAGATACATGCATAGTACTCCCTCAGTCCCACGGAGAAGTTTTCGTTGCGGGAACGAAGAATCGTCACGCATTTTAAGGCTCCCGTAAAATATGATCCCTAAATGATTTTAAAtgttttttcttttaaataaatatataatgtTTAAACTATTATACAGCaaaagaaaattctaaaaataaattataaaactgtattttatagtagccttaaaatgcgtgtcaaacATGAGGAAAAAATACATAAACAATCCAAATCATCAAATAACAATAATTGCTACATATTCACCATGAATATAGCTTAATAAAAAATCCATAAAAAAGAACTCCCTCCGTTcctaaaaacgtttcctatttgtgttgcacacgtttgccaatgcacacttttgattgttaatatctttaatttcgtattaatattaaatataaaaactttattgcattaaaatactcataaatacggattcaacaagatcactcatgactatatttgatcttatagattagacgtaaattagtagtcaatcgcttatCATGAACAGTATAAAAAATCAAAATGAGAAACGTAATATGGGACGGATGGAGTAAATAAAGAAAGAAATAATGTACCTCTGGTACCAACAGTCAAGGAGGAGTTATTGTTCCAAACAGGTGCACCAGAATTGGTGGTCCAGTAAGGAGTGTTAAAAGCACTTGAGGGTCGTTGCTGTATTCAATTCAAACCCAAAGAATACATTTACTTAAACAACTATCAAAATGAAGGATTGAGTTTATCATAAGAAACTAAACACAAGTTTAAACATAGTCTGCGGATAGGGCGGCTCATGCATTAGCAAAAGCGGCTTATTCTATGTCAGGCTCTCACGAATGACATGTGAATCCTCCTGAGTTTATTCATCATGTAATATGTTCTGAAGCCTTATAAGAATGCAAGTACAATTATCGTAAAAAAAACACAAGTTTAAACAAACAAAAAAATAAGGAACTATACCTCGCAAGGATCCATGTCAAAGATAATACTACAAGAATTGCTTGGTTTCTCCATGCTTTTAtaggagagagagagacagagaaaGAGAGATAGCGCATATGTCGTGTAACTTAGCCGTTCTCCTTCCTTTTATAAGAGACACAAATATTTTAGAtttctatttatttaatttacaATTATACCCCCTCTTTTAAAAGCCAACTATGTCTCTCTGTACCAAACACATGGCTATCGTGTAAGCCTCACATACTTTAGtattaaatttgttaatattAAATTTGGTGTATACAAATATTTATATaatgaatttttttatataattttttggATATTGTTAGATAAATATTAACATTTCACTATAATTTACACATGCAATTCATTAAATAGAATCAATCCTACTTATggcatatattattatatttgttttatgttacttggtgcacccaaaatttgatttaatttatGATTTGATTTAGAAAATCAATGTATTTGTTGGTCATGTGTTACGATTTGTTACATAGTATCGTATGAATTATGATATATGTATTTGTATATATATGAAATGAGTTTGTCTAGTGTGTGTTCATGAGTACATGCTAAGCATTGAAACTTATAAAGTTTGAAGTGTTTTGATGAGTGTATTTGTTGTAAATGCAGGGGTCTTAGCCAATCAAAACAAGTTAAAACTATAGAAGTTTGTGTTGGGCACACAGCAGAAAAACCGATATGAAATATCATAGCCAGGTTCATTGAAACTTATGGACTTGTAgcattatttaatattttaataattgttTAAATATTCTATTGTCCTTATATTTTTTTCAGATAAGCTGGATTAAGAAAGACAAACGGCACTTACAAATAAAACTTATGACCTATCAAACACCAAAATACATAGGACATTAGGGCACCGTGGTACTGAAGTCATGCAGCACAATGATCTCAGGATCATAGGATTGATTAGACAACTCGCCAACTTCATAACAAATAGAGCTAGGGATTATAACAGCATGAGATGGGTTCACAAAATGAGATGAGGACCCATATATAGCTGGTACTGGCATGAAAAGACATGAACTGCCACTCTGCAACAACACTCTTCCCTTTGTCTGAGTACATTAGCAATGGGTACTGAGGGAAAACTAGTGTTAATGAGCAGTGGTTAAAaccaaattctgaaaagaaggaaCCGAGTAAATATCACAGCTTTTTCGAAGAGTTTCAATCTCCAGACTTTGGTGTACTCTGCATGGAGTTGATAGATTTTTTGAGCAACAAACAACAGGCCTTCTTCTTCCACGGCCTCTACATCTTTATCAACTAACATGTCAAAGGCGACAATATTGTCACATTCGATTAGAATAGATGGAATTTGCTTGAAAAAAGCATGCTTCATGGCAAGATTATTGTCCATAGCTCTGATTCCATATCTTCAGCTTCAGCCACTTAAAGTTTCTTGAGTATACAAGGAAATCAAAGAACATAATGGGAATGATAGAACCTAACCTTAGTAACTAAAAAAAATATGAACCTAACATTAATGAGtaaaaggaaaaaaaattatAGTTGAATGGTAAGTTCCTAAAAACACGATAAGTTAGGTGACTAAAAAATTCATTTTCCCAatttttaaaaagtgattttaaGTAATTGGCTGATTTTTTGAATAAGCGTTTTCATTATCCGAGTTTTGAATCAATTCTTCTTCAATTTTTCGAGTACTCGTTCGAATTAACTGAATCTTAAAACAATAAATTTTATTAGCAAGTCTCAGTAAAAGTTTTGAATTCAATGTGTAATGTCATATTGTCATCCATGTCCACATAACATATAACATGCACCCCTACATTTCTACATATAACAAGTACTACAAGCTATTAATAGTAACGCCCATTCAAATCATGTACAATGTATTTTTTAATGAACACATTATGTCCACATTTTGCTATTTATATACATAATAGCACTCCTGACAATTCCACCTAATAACAACTTATGGTACTTGACTAAATGATTTATTATAACTGACATATAATTATATTTTGGAATGCATTGTGTTCACTTTCAAGATCTGCTTGggaaaataaacaaaaataagAGATCATGAGCAGATTTACTGAAGCAATCTCAATCTTGATGAGCTTAGTGCTCAGAAAAAGCTTAATAATGCTTCAAGAAGCTGCATTCTTAATGCTAAGTGTGGCTTCCGTTCTACAATATTCAAGATCTCGACGACGACAACAACGACGAAGATCCAGCTACTCAACCTCTGGCCGCTACTCACCAATGTCATCAATATTTGTTCGAAATGATAGGTAATTAACAATGTAGCGTAAGAGGTTCACTGTCGATCACTCGAGTTTGCTGTCATGATCTTCTGTTGCCATTTGCCAATAAATGTAACTAGATTTGCAAAGTAGAATTTGAAAGATTTCAGATTTCATTTTTACTATATTGTGGTGATTCTTTGGTGCCTGTGTTAAAATTTGCAAATAAAAGTTTAGCAGATGAGCTAATATTGTTGTCTGATCCTTCATTGCCTATACTGAATGCACTTAGCTAATATTTAGCAGACTAGCAGTGATTGATTTGAGGATGCTACTATGTTAAAGCATCCATCCTTAGTCAGTATTAGTTAAATCTTTACAAGTAAAAAGTTTCAGAGCTCGAAGGAGAGTCGACTTTTTACTCTCTAGCAGCACTAACCTCCTTGAATATGTGAATAGAGCAATTGGATAGTTGGTTGCATCAGAGCAGCCTAACCCTGAAATGAAATCTACGGGCCTGTAAGAATTACTGTTCATAGATGTGATCTTAGAGTTCGACCTCAGATGCCTCCGATGATGCTAATGCTGGTGTGAATCAAGCTCAGGAACCCGGGGATGATGATCAAGGCAATGATGAATACAGAGATTACACAGACTTGAATTACACGACTTATAAGAATCATAAATAAGCGCACATAGGTTCAGAGATGAAGACCATTCATATTACAGGCCTAATGATGCAACTTAAAAGAAACACAGATAAGCGCACAGTAAGAGACAACATATTATTTGCCTCTCGCATATTTCACCACTGCCACTACAATAATTAAAGGCAGAAAGTGAAAGAGATAGTTGTATCCATGATAGAACTGGATTGTACAGAATATAATAACTGCAGTAGTAGACCTCAGCTGCTGCAATCTGATTTGATGCTCATGCTAAGGACCCTTTGACATTGCATATATAGTCGATAACATCCACAAAGTATTCTGCAAGAAAGATGGGACGACATCAAGAATGGACTTTACAGTGCACAAGTAGACATGCACAAAAAGTCCGGGCCCGAAAATTTggcccggcccgatccggtcaaaaTCCGGTCAAGCCCGAGCCGCCGGTCCCGATCCGGGCTTAGGAACTCGACGGACCTTGTATTTTTAGGCAAACCCCGGCCCGACCCAGTTAAAAGCCCAGACTTCGGCCCGGCCTGGCCCGATTAAAAGTCCGAAAAAGTCCGgttaaaatctgattattctaatatatttttttacatatttatgaattcacatttactataaatataaataatactttaaacatatatatatttatatatttctgattaataatattatttatatacttcattgcataaataatgaaagaagatatagtaagtacactatatatatttggataacaaagataaaacatattattctataaacatatttattttttgccgaacttaaatgttttcaacgaagtaatgttttcataaaatattgcATGTAAACTAATAAATTGTTACCATGATCTAGTTGTTAACATATGTAGTCTTTGGAATCTCTAATAAaactcgatccgatttaaattagaaaaaagcccgGTCCGATCCGATCCGGCGCGAAAAAAAACCCGATTAGGCTCGCGTCGAGGGCCCAAACTGGCTCTGACATTTTCGGAAAGCCCGGTCCAGTCAAAGTTAAAGCCCGAAAAGCCCGGTTCGGTCAAAGTCCGGACTTTTTAAGGCCCCGTCAAAACCCGGTCCGGTGGGTCTTTTATGCATCTCTATGCAAAGTCAAAAGATATGTTACAGGAACAAATCTTATCTTGTGataattagcaaaaaaaattcTTATTTTGTGATGCTAAAAAATTTACTAGTTGATTATTCAGAACAATTCTTTTTTTATATCTTTTTTGTGATGAATGATATTTAAGTTATCATCATTTGCAAATTACAGGTTAACATTGTAAATTTACTTAGTCTAGAGAATAGTAGTAACTAGtaaataagaaaaatattttgTATAAGATGATGTCATGGACAATATTGTAAGTCCATTAAAATGTTGATAACATCCTTGAAAATCAGATTGCCAAAGTTTTGACAGAAACATATATGCACTTGACATCAAAGTTAATTTACAAGAAACAAGATAATTCAATATCAAGATTGATAAATCCAGGTTGTGTAAACTATACAAAATTGTATCTCGATTGCTTAAAAGATTATTATCCTTTTGTCTAGTTACATCTTAATGAAGTTTATTACTCAGTAAGAAATGTGAGTGAGTTTGATGTTACACCAATATATGTATGTAGGGTTTTAATTCGAGTCCCTCGGCTAACGAGCCCGCCCAGCTCAAACTCGTTTAAATGGACTAACTCAGTTCGTTTAGTTTGAACTCGCCCGACTCAAACTCGTTTAAACGAGTTGAGTTCGGGCACAAGTTTCGGTTGATTTTAGAAACtttttaagaaaagaaaagaaaggaaatGTGAAAATTTGATTTCTTCAAACTTGTTCCCAGCAGTTTTTCcaagcaagaaaaggaaaaaatCTAAAAATTTGTACATAAAATTCCTGCATATTTGTCTCCTAATTCTTGTTTCCACCATACTTGTCTCCTAATTCTTGTTTCCACTTTAGAAGGTTTTAGAGTAAATAGAAATTTCTCATTTTTTTCTTATCTCACTGATTCTGGACCCCACAATAAATGAACTGGTTCAactcgactcgtgaaattaaacaAGCCGAGATCGGATATAAATTTAAACTCGATTAAGTGTAAAATTAAACGAACCGATTCGCCCAACACATTAAAGCCGACTTGTTTCACGAACCGAGTTCGGATAGAGATTTTGACTcgattaaatatataaattaaacAAACCAACTCCCCCGACTCTTTAAAACCGACTCGTTTAACTGAACAAATCGGCTCGGCTCGACGCGACTcgtgaacttaaataaattgaGTTCGGGTAAAAATTTAGACTTTATTAGTTAAACGAATATGTGACCGACTTGTTAATATCTAATATTAGATAAAATCTTAGATTGAAAAATTACTACTCACCCTTCATATAAACTATTATTATCTTGTCAATTTGTGTAATTCATTATTGTTATGAAAAATTAGGAAatttttgaaatttgaaaaaaaaaaataaCGAAATTGGttaatttaaaaatgcaaaatATTATGATGTAGTACGACTAAAATGCAAGACTTGTGAAAAAAGAGCAGCACAACAATAAATTTGCTAGTACAGTAGAggagtaataaaattaataaattacaaATTTCGCCAATTTGAAAACATATGAGACGTAATTTCAAGTTGAACTAAACCGGAATTTGCAGATCGATGGGTACGAATATgctggtggtggtggtggtgttGATATCACTGCTTGTATTCTGTTCACAAGCTTATAGGCCCGGCGATATCGTTCCTATGAGCAAAATGGGTCAATATCACTCTGTTTGtactctctccctctctctctctctctctctcgctctctctctccctctctctctccctctctccccctctccctctctccctctctctctctctctcttaatctctctctgcaagtttAATTAATCTTGTGATATGAACAGACGAGAACTGTTTGGAATGACATGATTGGTCGCCACTGTCCCATTTTTGGTGTCAATCGCGAGGTATTATCAATTTTAGGCTTTTACCCTTTTTTTATTTTCCTAATTAGTGTTTGTTTGGCCTATGTTTAGTTAATTTGTTACTTAAACTTACTTATTTGCCTAAGCTTGGAACTTCAATCACTAATGTATAACTAGTAAGTTTCTGAATCAAACAACTACTTGTTTGCGATGCAATTGAGTTTTTTGTTCTCACGTGATAAGCAATTAATTTGGACTATTACGTTGTTGTACCAAACAGGATCTTATTCTGCTATTTAGCTGATTTATTCGAATTGAATTTATTGGAGTTTTTTTTTAACTTTTATAGGCTTTGATTCCCATAGCAAAGCCAACTGGTTACACTGGAGCTGATCCATATAAGATGTAAGTCTATTATTTTCCATTCAATGCCGCTTGTAATATTCTACACGAGGGATGGGGGTGTATGAGCTTCATTTGGTGTACTTGTGAGGATCATTTAGTTATCTCTCATTTACGTGTGTATACTACTGAGTACTGACATATAATGGAACCACGACTAGCACTTCTGATGAAATTATGCACATTGTTAGCTTTAAATTTTTATTACAGTATCTTATTCGGCATTATATAGAATATGATTAAGAATGTTTGTCTGATATTTTATATAATATGCGGAGTATGGGAGTAGGGTTTTAGCAAGAATTCCTTTTACTCAGTACTAGACATATGAGTGCAGGTTATGGTTATTCGACTAAAGTCATGCTAGTAATTATCATTTACGTAATTTGTCCGATCTAATAAAGTTAACTTGTTATAACAAAATTGGAGTAAGTACGTGTCGTGCAACTTCCTGTTTTAGTTACAGACATCACTACCTTTAAGATTTGGTCTTTTCAAATGTATATGCTCAACAAAATGTTTATCTTATAAAGTTTTCCTTCATTCTTCATGGGCTACAGTCATAGCTTAGTACTTCAAAGTTACATTTTATTCCACTTGCAGCTTCTTTTTTTGTTTACTGGTTCATTGATAAATTCAGATCATTTCAAGTTGGAAAAGAGAAGTTTCTAGTTCCATGGCTTCTTTTGATAAATAGAAAGAGTTCTGAGGTTCCTATGGTTGATGTTCATCTGGTAAATCTACCGCTAACTGTcttaaattatgaaaaatttcatttatttttattttacatTTCCTATAACTTTGCTGTTATAATTATACTTCCTTATATTTTCTGTCAATTTTATGATGATAATCTTCCTTTGCTATGTGATGAAAATACTATTGAAATGTGGTTATTCAGAGGTACTCAGGAAACGATATGCTCGGTGTTACTGCCAAAGTTGTAGACATGCCCCATCACTGTAAGTATTCCATTATATTCTAAGATATTAGAATCATGCTAGAAGTTGATACTATTATAATGCCAGTCTTCTACAAGTAAGAACTGGCAGAAAACATGCATATCTATATATATGAAAGATGCACTGTTTTTAAAAGCCTGTTTACTGTGCCAAATGGCCAGTATATTACAGTAAAGATGACCTATAAGTTCCAGCCTTCTGTTTAGTCATTACAAACATTCCTAATGTCCAAAGTTTAAGCTTTCACGAATGAGCTGCCATAAGTTGGCCTTCTCCCAAATTTGAGCCATCCTGATGATTATGTAATACATTATAAATCATCGCCATAGAGTCGATCCTATAGAACCAGTTGTGAATCTTTTGGTGTTCCTTGATCAGGGAGAACACTCTCTAGTATCACTTGTCATATTGTTCCAGAGTtcttattaaattttaattttgtgtAGAAGTGAAATTCGTTTTAAGTAACAAAATTTTCTTATACATTTGTGTATTGCGTCTGATTCATCATTTAGCCGTAGGAATTATTTAAAAAGTTACCTGTTTTTATTAAATTTCAGTTGAAAAGTTGCGACTTTTAGCAAATAATTAAAGCATCCCAAGAAtaattttttaactttttataTTAATTTCTCGATTTTGACCAGATGTCGAACTTCATCCTGATATAAAGAAACAATTCTGGGACTCGCAACATTGGCCAAAACATGTGCTTGTCAGATATACATGGTTAGTACCTATACTGGCATATGTGCCCGTATAAGGCCTATATATGCATGTCATTACTCCATATATGACATTTTGAAATGTGCTTGCACATGCACTGTGTCAAACATTGGATAGAGTTGAAATGAATTAATCTGCATGttttaaataaaatgaaattaGTCAAGGAACGGGCCCATTCATTCTCTAACTCTCTAACACCAACCAGCGATTTGATTTTCACAGCGGGCTGATTAGTCATTCCATCCTGTAGAACACAAACTAAGCAACAGCTATTATAGTTGCATCGAGGATTCTAAATGAAGAAAGGATTATCTTTGAGTAGCCTTAGATGTTTCTTATCACTATTACTTTTTGCTTATAAAGTCTATGTGTAATTATCTGCCCCGAACAATGTGGTTTGATAAAAATCTTTCATTTTTAATATTGTATGTTGTATTTTCTGCCGCAATGCAGGGAGGAGCAGTCAGAGATAGATGTAGCTGCGGGATTTTATGTTCTATTTGGATCGGGTAAGTGCTATCTCCTGCAAATTGCTTGAATTTGTGTTGGTACTTATAGTCAAGTCAATCCATAAAATAATTCTGCAACGCTATCATACTTGGGTTGCTACTTGCTAGTATGTCTGAGGAAGTCAAACTCTTTCTTCCTTCAATATATTAATCATTAATAGTTTTCTTTGGAATATATGTCATGCTAGTATATGAAGATCCTTTTTTGAATTTAAGAGAAAGattgtaaaatagaatttaaaatcAAGAGCAGCTTGATTTAATTGGATGGGCTTAACACAGCAGACTCTTGTTGTTCTGTATTAGAATGTAATTCGTTAAATCTGTTTATTTGCACTCTGAAGTATCTAAATGAGTGTGTATCTGGATTCT from Apium graveolens cultivar Ventura chromosome 5, ASM990537v1, whole genome shotgun sequence includes the following:
- the LOC141659520 gene encoding catalase-like — encoded protein: MEKPSNSCSIIFDMDPCEQRPSSAFNTPYWTTNSGAPVWNNNSSLTVGTRGPILLEDYHLVEKLANFDRERIPERVVHARGASAKGFFEVTHDISHLTCADFLRAPEVQTPVIVRFSTVIHERGSPESIRDPRGFAVKFYTREGNFDLVGNNFPVFFVRDGMKFPDMVHALKPNPKSHIQENWRIMDFFSHHPESFHMFTFLLDDIGIPQDYRHMDGFGVNTYTLINKAGKAHYVKFHWRPTCGVKSLLEDEAIKIGGANHSHATQDLYNSIAAGDYPEWKLFIQIIDPDHEDKFDFDPLDVTKTWPEDILPLQPVGRMVLNKNIDNFFAENEQLAFCPAIIVPGVYYSDDKLLQTRIFSYADTQRHRLGPNYLQLPANAPKTAHHNNHHEGLMNFMHRDEEVNYFPSRFDSVHHAEKHPIPPPILTGKRERCMIEKENNFKQPGERYRSFSTERQERFISRLVDMLSDPRVTHEIRNIWISYCDSVDEHLGQKVASRLNVKPSI
- the LOC141659522 gene encoding uncharacterized protein LOC141659522, encoding MGTNMLVVVVVLISLLVFCSQAYRPGDIVPMSKMGQYHSTRTVWNDMIGRHCPIFGVNREALIPIAKPTGYTGADPYKISFQVGKEKFLVPWLLLINRKSSEVPMVDVHLRYSGNDMLGVTAKVVDMPHHYVELHPDIKKQFWDSQHWPKHVLVRYTWEEQSEIDVAAGFYVLFGSALLMSVILSVFILQSSGDKFSRFVKETVAETSMPGGGVAKVE